A single window of [Clostridium] hylemonae DSM 15053 DNA harbors:
- a CDS encoding acetate--CoA ligase family protein, which translates to MSRFLNELDAKNLLSEYGVPMAKSMVAGTKEEAVRAAEELEFPVVMKILSADIQHKTEAGCVCLGVEKEEVEETYEKILENARSYKADAAVDGVLIQEMAAQGLEVIVGMKKDPQFGPVLMTGSGGIYVEVFQDIALRLLPVDRKEAVRMIKETKLYQIIRGARRTEYDLDALVDSLLKVSELAVDQPSIEEIDINPLFLYEKGKGAKGVDALIKITEEK; encoded by the coding sequence ATGAGTAGATTTTTAAATGAACTGGATGCAAAGAACCTTCTTTCTGAATACGGCGTGCCTATGGCAAAGAGTATGGTGGCCGGGACGAAGGAAGAGGCGGTCCGGGCGGCAGAGGAACTGGAATTTCCCGTTGTCATGAAGATACTGTCCGCGGATATCCAGCACAAGACCGAGGCGGGCTGCGTATGTCTCGGCGTGGAAAAAGAAGAGGTAGAAGAAACATATGAGAAGATCCTGGAGAATGCCAGATCCTACAAGGCCGATGCGGCGGTCGACGGCGTGCTCATACAGGAGATGGCCGCGCAGGGGCTGGAGGTCATCGTCGGGATGAAGAAAGACCCGCAGTTCGGGCCAGTGCTCATGACGGGAAGCGGCGGGATCTATGTGGAAGTATTTCAGGACATCGCGCTCCGCCTGCTTCCGGTGGACCGAAAAGAAGCAGTGAGAATGATAAAGGAGACAAAGCTGTATCAGATAATCAGAGGGGCCAGGAGGACGGAATATGACCTGGATGCCCTCGTGGACAGTCTCCTGAAGGTATCGGAACTCGCAGTAGATCAGCCATCTATCGAGGAGATCGACATTAATCCTTTGTTTTTGTACGAGAAAGGCAAAGGAGCGAAAGGGGTAGATGCTCTGATCAAGATTACCGAGGAGAAATAA
- a CDS encoding YfcC family protein: protein MKEKVKSIKERKFPHIFAILFLMMVIALIATWIVPSGTYERAVLEDGTSQVVVTDSFQYTDKDYLNPFFLLKAVTQGLTGASLVAFTILIIGACWQVINATGAIAVGINSIAKKLKGKEMLIFPILMFVFALIAAIIGGAELMLVYLPAVMPLMLALGFDSMTATGMVVVSAFSAFSVSVTNPFTVGIGDEITGLPLYSGAWFRIILQVVFYAAGVLYVLHYSRKVRKDPKSSLVYEESAALAKRYENQTGETEATGRHKLIGLALVIILAVMVYGIISRGWYMEEINGLFIIAAIVAAVIGRLKVEDVCTNMIDGAKGVIAAAIVCGLSRGIMVILDAGSIIDVIIHALSQAVGILPPSLAVIGIFIIQMLFNFLVNSGSGQFLITMPILAPLGALVGINSQTMILASQMGDGFTNLLFPTSGVLMACLAFAKIPYQKWVKFIWKYMLIVTVLGSVSLVIAQMLDYGPF from the coding sequence ATGAAAGAAAAAGTGAAATCGATAAAAGAAAGAAAGTTTCCCCATATATTTGCCATCCTGTTTCTGATGATGGTCATAGCGCTCATCGCTACGTGGATCGTACCGTCAGGGACATATGAGCGGGCTGTGCTCGAGGACGGTACGTCGCAGGTGGTGGTGACGGATTCGTTCCAGTATACGGACAAAGATTACCTGAATCCGTTTTTCCTGCTCAAGGCAGTGACACAGGGGCTGACGGGGGCGTCGCTCGTTGCTTTCACGATATTGATAATCGGCGCGTGCTGGCAGGTCATCAATGCGACAGGAGCGATTGCGGTAGGGATCAACTCCATCGCAAAGAAGCTGAAGGGAAAGGAGATGCTCATCTTTCCGATATTGATGTTTGTGTTTGCGCTTATCGCTGCCATTATCGGGGGCGCTGAGCTGATGCTTGTATATCTGCCGGCGGTCATGCCGCTTATGCTTGCTCTCGGATTTGACTCTATGACGGCGACCGGTATGGTGGTTGTATCCGCCTTCTCCGCTTTTTCCGTGTCAGTGACGAATCCGTTTACGGTCGGCATCGGGGATGAGATCACAGGACTTCCGCTGTATTCCGGCGCGTGGTTCCGGATCATTCTTCAGGTCGTGTTCTATGCCGCAGGTGTCCTGTATGTCCTGCATTACTCCAGGAAGGTGAGAAAGGACCCGAAGAGCAGCCTTGTATATGAAGAGAGCGCCGCGCTGGCAAAACGGTACGAGAATCAGACCGGTGAGACCGAGGCTACGGGCCGGCATAAGCTGATCGGCCTTGCGCTCGTTATCATCCTGGCGGTCATGGTGTACGGAATCATCTCCAGAGGATGGTATATGGAGGAGATCAACGGTCTGTTCATCATTGCGGCTATCGTTGCAGCGGTCATAGGAAGGCTTAAGGTTGAAGATGTCTGTACGAATATGATAGACGGCGCCAAGGGCGTGATCGCCGCGGCGATCGTATGCGGCCTTTCAAGAGGCATCATGGTCATTCTGGACGCGGGAAGCATTATTGATGTTATCATCCATGCGCTGTCTCAGGCAGTTGGAATTCTTCCTCCGTCACTGGCGGTGATCGGGATATTTATCATACAGATGTTGTTTAACTTCCTTGTCAACTCAGGTTCCGGACAGTTCCTGATCACTATGCCCATACTGGCTCCGCTCGGAGCGCTGGTCGGCATCAACAGCCAGACGATGATACTGGCATCCCAGATGGGGGATGGTTTTACGAATCTGCTGTTTCCGACGTCGGGGGTACTGATGGCATGTCTGGCCTTTGCAAAGATCCCATACCAGAAATGGGTGAAATTTATCTGGAAGTACATGTTGATAGTAACGGTTCTTGGCAGCGTCAGTCTGGTGATAGCCCAGATGCTCGACTACGGGCCGTTCTAA
- a CDS encoding metal-dependent hydrolase family protein: MYIIRNCFLIDGLADEGVDHAMVAVDEGRVCYAGRETAEALEMYRGWEMEDAGGRTVMPGMIDAHVHLCMNGEPDNFRNMIMENAGLAVIHGVKRAQEDLKAGFTTIRCCGEKGEIDMDIRQAVQEGTIAGPRILASGKALTITGGHGDMFSHSAMEADWIAEVCDGEDEVRKCARKRIKRRADNIKLMATGGGMSPGPATVAQLNIAEMAAAVQEAVKNGICTAAHCIGEEGCFNAVEAGVRTIEHGTFLNEETIRRMSEKGTFLMSTLCAFRTIKYGATAGVPEEHLKKVEMFAQHHYVNLHKALEAGVKVGVGTDTGTPFNYHGENAYELECLTDNGMTPMEAIKAATSVNAEALLQEDIGSLEPGKTADMLLVDGNPLLDITILQDKERIRKVYRDGSAVVDRDKGIMPAF; the protein is encoded by the coding sequence ATGTATATAATCAGAAATTGTTTTCTCATAGACGGTCTGGCAGACGAAGGCGTGGACCACGCCATGGTGGCGGTGGATGAGGGCCGGGTCTGCTATGCGGGCAGGGAGACGGCGGAAGCTCTTGAGATGTACCGCGGCTGGGAGATGGAAGATGCCGGCGGCCGGACCGTGATGCCCGGTATGATCGACGCGCATGTACATCTCTGTATGAACGGAGAACCGGACAATTTCCGCAATATGATCATGGAAAATGCGGGGCTTGCCGTCATTCACGGTGTAAAAAGAGCACAGGAAGATCTGAAGGCCGGATTTACGACGATCCGCTGCTGCGGTGAAAAAGGCGAGATCGATATGGATATCCGGCAGGCCGTGCAGGAAGGCACGATCGCAGGCCCCCGTATTCTGGCGAGCGGGAAGGCGCTTACGATCACCGGAGGACACGGGGATATGTTCTCACATAGTGCAATGGAAGCGGACTGGATAGCGGAAGTCTGTGACGGAGAGGATGAAGTGAGAAAGTGCGCGCGAAAGCGGATCAAGCGCAGGGCGGACAACATCAAGCTGATGGCCACCGGAGGGGGGATGTCTCCGGGGCCGGCTACAGTCGCCCAGCTGAATATCGCTGAGATGGCGGCGGCAGTACAGGAAGCCGTTAAGAACGGGATCTGTACAGCCGCGCACTGTATCGGCGAGGAGGGCTGCTTTAATGCCGTGGAAGCCGGTGTCCGCACGATCGAACACGGAACATTTCTAAACGAAGAGACGATCCGCAGGATGAGTGAAAAAGGGACATTTCTCATGAGTACGCTGTGCGCTTTCAGAACGATCAAATACGGAGCGACAGCCGGCGTGCCGGAAGAACATCTTAAAAAGGTGGAAATGTTCGCGCAGCATCACTACGTGAACCTGCATAAGGCGTTGGAGGCGGGGGTAAAAGTCGGAGTCGGCACGGATACGGGCACTCCGTTCAATTATCACGGGGAGAATGCCTATGAACTGGAATGTCTGACAGACAACGGGATGACACCGATGGAAGCCATCAAAGCCGCCACATCTGTAAATGCAGAAGCGCTGCTTCAGGAGGATATCGGCAGCCTGGAGCCGGGAAAGACCGCAGATATGCTCCTTGTCGACGGAAACCCTCTCCTGGATATCACGATCCTCCAGGACAAGGAACGCATACGGAAGGTATACAGGGACGGTTCGGCCGTAGTGGACAGGGATAAAGGAATAATGCCTGCATTTTAA